The following are encoded in a window of Triticum aestivum cultivar Chinese Spring unplaced genomic scaffold, IWGSC CS RefSeq v2.1 scaffold5046, whole genome shotgun sequence genomic DNA:
- the LOC123173850 gene encoding uncharacterized protein has product MASQLVESHRAGADVIKGREVCKKKSVELLEEFGLPKGLFPMDDIEEIGYNRESGFVWMLQKKKNQHTFKKIQQTVSYDTEVTAFVEKGKIKKVTGVKVEELSLVEVHVDKSSADKVTVKTDTGLSDIHDAAAFALGE; this is encoded by the coding sequence ATGGCGTCCCAGCTGGTCGAGAGCCACCGCGCCGGGGCCGATGTCATCAAGGGGCGCGAAGTCTGCAAGAAGAAGTCTGTCGAGCTCCTTGAAGAGTTCGGCCTCCCGAAAGGCCTCTTTCCAATGGACGACATTGAGGAAATCGGGTACAACCGCGAGAGCGGGTTCGTGTGGAtgcttcagaagaagaagaaccagcACACCTTCAAGAAGATCCAGCAGACTGTCTCCTACGACACCGAGGTGACCGCTTTTGTGGAGAAGGGCAAGATCAAGAAGGTCACCGGGGTCAAGGTCGAGGAGCTGTCTTTGGTCGAGGTCCATGTGGATAAGTCTTCTGCTGATAAGGTCACCGTCAAGACTGACACCGGTCTGTCTGACATCCATGATGCAGCCGC